The following are encoded together in the Kribbella sp. CA-293567 genome:
- a CDS encoding ATP-binding protein, which translates to MAETVGLPVVRLDDFYRDGDDEAMPRSPLGIVDWDDPGSWDGERAVAALELLCVTGVAEMPIYDISADGTVGHRPVQTGGAALVVAEGIFADQIVGELRERGLLAAGICVRHHRIVTFVRRFQRDLREHRKPPFTLLRRGLLLLKDDPRVVKRCVDAGCEPLHPKAARRRITTLIAATKG; encoded by the coding sequence TTGGCGGAGACTGTGGGGCTGCCGGTGGTGCGGCTCGACGACTTCTATCGCGACGGGGATGACGAGGCGATGCCTCGCTCGCCGTTGGGGATCGTCGACTGGGACGATCCAGGATCCTGGGACGGCGAGCGGGCGGTGGCGGCGCTGGAGCTGCTGTGCGTCACCGGGGTCGCGGAAATGCCGATCTACGACATCTCGGCGGACGGAACCGTCGGGCATCGGCCTGTGCAGACAGGCGGGGCGGCGCTGGTGGTTGCCGAGGGCATCTTCGCCGACCAGATCGTCGGGGAGTTGCGGGAACGCGGGTTGCTGGCCGCCGGCATCTGTGTGCGGCATCACCGGATCGTCACCTTCGTACGCCGGTTCCAGCGCGACCTCCGCGAACATCGCAAGCCGCCCTTCACACTGCTGCGCCGAGGACTGCTGCTGCTGAAGGACGATCCCCGAGTGGTGAAGCGCTGCGTCGACGCCGGTTGCGAACCCCTGCACCCGAAAGCCGCCCGCCGCCGCATCACCACGCTCATCGCGGCCACCAAAGGCTGA
- a CDS encoding ABC transporter substrate-binding protein produces MLEQRKRIGGVAIALLLVTGVSSCAGWGGGAGGGGADSINVLMVNNPQMVDLQKLTAENFTKETGIKVNYTVLPENDVRDKISQEFSSQAGQYDVASLSNFEIPIYAKSKWIAPLSDYIAKDQTFNQDDILKSMTESLSGEDGKVYGEPFYGESSFLMYRKDILQAKGVEMPAKPTWQQVADIAAKVDNAQPGMRGICLRGQPGWGQLFAPLTTVVNTFGGTWFTEDWQAKVDSPEFTEATKFYVDLVRNHGELGAPQAGFTECLNNVVQSNVAMWYDATSAAGSLEAPNSPVKGKMGYAPAPVVKTDSSGWLYAWSWSIQEASKKKDNAWKFISWASSKQYEELVGKELGWSRVPAGKRASTYENPEYRKEASAFADPTRQAIEAADPRNPGVQPRPAIGIQFVDIPEFPDLGTQVSQDVSSAIAGRMSVEEALKRGQELADDVAERYRAREAK; encoded by the coding sequence GTGCTGGAACAGCGCAAACGCATCGGAGGTGTGGCGATCGCACTCCTGCTGGTGACCGGAGTGAGCAGCTGCGCCGGATGGGGTGGGGGTGCGGGAGGTGGTGGCGCCGACAGCATCAACGTGCTGATGGTGAACAACCCGCAGATGGTCGACCTGCAGAAGCTGACCGCGGAGAACTTCACCAAAGAGACCGGGATCAAGGTCAACTACACCGTCCTGCCGGAGAACGACGTCCGGGACAAGATCAGCCAGGAGTTCTCCAGCCAGGCCGGCCAGTACGACGTCGCCTCGCTGAGCAACTTCGAGATCCCGATCTACGCCAAGAGCAAGTGGATCGCGCCGCTGTCTGACTACATCGCCAAGGACCAGACCTTCAATCAGGACGACATCCTGAAGTCGATGACCGAGTCGCTGTCCGGCGAGGACGGCAAGGTGTACGGCGAACCGTTCTACGGCGAGTCGTCGTTCCTGATGTACCGCAAGGACATCCTGCAGGCCAAGGGCGTCGAGATGCCGGCCAAGCCGACCTGGCAGCAGGTCGCCGACATCGCGGCCAAGGTGGACAACGCCCAGCCCGGGATGCGCGGCATCTGCCTGCGCGGCCAGCCGGGCTGGGGCCAGCTGTTCGCCCCGCTGACCACGGTGGTGAACACCTTCGGCGGCACCTGGTTCACCGAGGACTGGCAGGCCAAGGTCGACTCCCCGGAGTTCACCGAGGCGACCAAGTTCTACGTCGACCTGGTTCGCAACCACGGTGAGCTCGGCGCGCCGCAGGCCGGCTTCACCGAGTGCCTGAACAACGTTGTCCAGAGCAACGTAGCGATGTGGTACGACGCCACTTCGGCCGCCGGTTCACTGGAAGCGCCGAACTCACCCGTCAAGGGCAAGATGGGCTACGCCCCCGCGCCGGTCGTCAAGACCGACAGCTCCGGCTGGCTGTACGCCTGGTCGTGGAGCATCCAGGAGGCGAGCAAGAAGAAGGACAACGCCTGGAAGTTCATCTCCTGGGCCTCCAGCAAGCAGTACGAGGAGCTGGTCGGCAAGGAGCTCGGCTGGTCCCGCGTCCCGGCCGGCAAGCGGGCCTCGACGTACGAGAACCCCGAGTACCGCAAGGAGGCTTCGGCGTTCGCGGATCCGACCAGGCAGGCGATCGAGGCCGCCGACCCGCGCAACCCCGGCGTCCAGCCGCGACCGGCGATCGGGATCCAGTTCGTCGACATCCCCGAGTTCCCCGATCTCGGCACCCAGGTCAGCCAGGACGTCAGTTCGGCGATCGCCGGCCGGATGAGCGTCGAGGAGGCCCTGAAACGCGGGCAGGAACTCGCCGACGACGTGGCCGAGCGCTATCGCGCCAGAGAAGCGAAGTGA
- a CDS encoding phosphotransferase — MPEVETRLLGGTANRGLVVRVGQTVRRPLRPSSPAVHALLEHLEKIGFEAVPRFLGVDAQGREVLTYVPGETVQAPYPTWSMSDAALESVAHLLRRYHEAVASFAPAGHPWAEPVPAAYDEGLVGHNDPNLDNIVFRDGLAVALIDFDLAGPGSALWDVAAAVRLWAPLRPDADIHDPRQGQSLARLRRFADAYDLSDPDRNRLVDAAAANHIWCMDYVRRGAESGHPWFHQRWVAGESLLTDRTNAWFTKHHAMLADALRL, encoded by the coding sequence ATGCCTGAGGTCGAGACCCGCCTGCTCGGCGGCACCGCCAACCGGGGGCTGGTGGTGCGGGTCGGCCAGACCGTACGCCGCCCGCTCCGGCCGAGCAGCCCTGCCGTCCATGCCCTGCTGGAACACCTGGAGAAGATCGGCTTCGAAGCCGTACCCCGCTTCCTGGGGGTGGATGCGCAGGGACGCGAAGTGCTCACCTACGTGCCCGGCGAGACCGTGCAGGCGCCGTACCCCACCTGGTCGATGAGCGACGCGGCACTGGAGAGCGTCGCTCACTTGCTGCGTCGGTACCACGAGGCGGTCGCCTCGTTCGCGCCGGCCGGCCACCCGTGGGCCGAACCGGTGCCGGCGGCGTACGACGAAGGCCTGGTGGGGCACAACGACCCGAACCTCGACAACATCGTCTTCCGCGACGGGTTGGCGGTCGCCCTGATCGACTTCGACCTGGCCGGCCCCGGATCGGCCCTGTGGGACGTCGCCGCCGCGGTCCGCCTGTGGGCACCACTGCGCCCCGACGCCGACATCCACGACCCGCGCCAAGGCCAGTCCCTCGCCCGCCTCCGCCGCTTCGCCGACGCCTACGACCTCTCGGACCCCGACCGCAACCGCCTGGTGGACGCCGCTGCCGCCAACCACATCTGGTGCATGGACTACGTCCGCCGCGGCGCCGAATCCGGACACCCGTGGTTCCACCAACGCTGGGTAGCAGGCGAATCCCTGCTGACGGACCGGACGAACGCGTGGTTCACCAAGCACCACGCGATGCTGGCTGACGCCCTGCGGTTGTGA